The Juglans regia cultivar Chandler chromosome 1, Walnut 2.0, whole genome shotgun sequence nucleotide sequence AAGAGCTACAAGGGGCAGATCCAAGTCTATAGAGGGTTGACAGTTAATTGAAGACACAAAATCACTATTTAAAACCTTTCATGAGTGTTCTGTTTGTCACGTGAATAGAGAAGCAAATCGTTCAGCTCATGTATTGGCAAAAAGTGCAGCAACATAACACGGCGTTGCCTATATTACAACTCACAGTATCAAAGATTCAAATGTATATGCTATTCTCAACACTGTCTGATCAATCcaattttcttttactaatcACTACTCAAATAAACACCGTGTCTAATTATCATAGTTTCAAGACATTTATTTGCAGCAACATCATGGttccaacaaagaaacaacaacatgaaatgaaagaaaacaaattctaacattttattttctctctttcccacCCCTTTCTTGTCGAACATATTGGGCTACACAATGGGCGAGGCCCTTCCCAAAACCCCATGTTACAGGACTTGATACCACTTACTAGAAAGGCCTCTGATATCCCCCTACTCTGAAAAGAGTGTGAATAAATGCACTATCACTGATCAATGGGAGTTTAACATACGTACCAGCAATAGCACACCTTACACACTCCAAcatgacaaaaatatatatgaatccAACAGCTGCCCAATAGTATAACCCAAACGTACCTTGGAAGTGTATAAGGGGCATTAGATTGCTTGAATTCACAACCACCATCAGCGCCGATTCTAATAAAAAGCCCATTGCTACATGGAATCTCAAATAATGAGGCCATTTATTATTCCTCACCACTCCTAAGTATGCAAGGTAGAAATGTGCAAACTGGAACCACCAAGGTAACCTCCTAACGGATCCTGGGATATAATAATACAAACTCTCGAGGACTTCATAGCGTTCAAGGAAAGGTAGGACATAAAATGCTGTGTCGGACATCTGCAAAGCTAAAAGATATGGAACACATGCCAAAATTCTATGCCACCATTCCGGCTTCTCATTCATTGTTGGAAGGCGATAACCGAATGGATTATTTTTGGATGCTCGCACGGGTATTAGAGCTTTTCTTTGTCCTGGCAAGATAGGAATTGCATGTGACAGCCCAATTTGATCCCCACCTAAAAGCGTAGATGATGCAGCAGAGAGGTGTGGGAATGATATTCCTGCAGATCATAAGATTAGGAATTAGAAAGTACCAATAATCTTTCGGAGGTTCTGCATTCAATGATCTATATCACCACCAACATAGTTCTTTGGTTATGATATTTAGATGTGCCTTATTATATATAACCATCACTTTTTTACCAGTCAGACATGCCTTATTATTGGAAGACATGAAAAATGTGAGATGAATTAGCCAGGTAAGCAACCCTCCCTCTCTCAATGACGTAGCATTTCTGAAGGCAAACGGCAAAAGAAAGAACCAGGGGATAGAGCAAGAGATTGACAGGGTAGTCCGAAGCCAATTCCCCTTGCAAAATCATACCATTTCTCTTAATGGTTCCAAGACTAGTTTCTAATTTTCTGTAACTAATCAGCATTCCGTCAATCAGTTTTATCTTTAAGTGTCAAAACTTAGCTAAAAGAGGAGGGAGGAAAGGGGAGGGAGCTAGACAGAGGGAGAGTCTGTTTTATCAGCTACTGGCTTTTTGGGCTTAAAGAGAAAGGATTCAATCCAGACTTGATAGATTCCTTTGGGTCTAGCCCTGCCTAATGCCTCATTAAGAACTCATTCATCATCAAAAGGAATTGGGGCCTCCCCTTGATAACTGATTGACTCAGTTCGTCACGCAGAGAGCTAAGAAGGACATGAATATACCTTTAGATCTGCATGCAACAACTGTACGACCGGCCAAGGGCTCATGTACCTTGCAGATCTTGGAAAATCTTTCTGGAATTGTATCTTTATACCTGGTAAAAACACCAACATTAGCACGAGTACAAATAATTTGGAAATCCATTATCTAGAGCAAGAGACCCTCTTATATCTTATTAGACCATCCTGCCCTATCCTAGAATTAGTTGGATTTCTATTGAAATTTGTCTGAAACCACAAAATGGAGGGATTTATGCAGACTCAAAAGCAGTTATGTCCATTATCTctgaacacaaaaaaataattcagcCACTCTGTGCATGTGTCCACATTTTTCCTGCCTTAGGTATGAATACTTTTATTAAACTGAGTAGAAATGAATAGACAaccaaaaacacacacacacaaaccatAAAAAAGAAGGTGTATAAAAAATGCCAGCATCCTATGCAAAAGTATGTAATGTACAAATCAATAGCCAAATAATGTGAATGACAATCCCAACGGAGTTCATCTTTTCTGAACATCAATCTATATGATAGATTTAACTCTTGGACAATACAAGTATAGGTTGGTCATTGGCAATTAACATTAGATGGAATGAAAGCATCAGTCATGTAAAATGCCCATGCATATTACAACCGAGAGTAGGTCTTCCAGATAATGAATGCAAACTTAATTATATGCCATCATGCTATCAAGAgtgaaaaccagaaaaaatgtcaaaatttattcaaaaaaagaaaatgaaatacttttgtttctaaattaaaacaagaaaaatttaaaCCACAATCCATCAAACAACCTAAATTGCCTATATGtcttcaagattttttttgaaTCTTTCCCCCACACGCTACTGTATCAATCTGTCCAAAACTCACAATTCTACAATATGTTCGAGCTGcttgattttaaaatatatatcaacataTTAGTATTCCGTTTtagttacaaattaaaaatccagAAAAACGAAAACAGCTTGATGATCTTCAAAGTAAAAGGGCAAAATTTAGACATTATATATGTTCTATATTTCTCTTACATTGAAACTCGATTGCATCGTATTCTAACAGATATTATTTCCAGAAAGTCTCAACCCAATGAAACCAGTTCTTTCAActatctcaaatttttaatatgataaTAAGGAAGAGGGTTGTTAATTCAATGACAAAAACTcgggagaaaaataaatttcacgACACGATCTTCATTCATATGTTAGCAGTGATACCTGGTAAGAATAGATGATAAAACGGCCACTTTAATAGAGCGGATTTTAATGCACGCTCgggaaaaaaactcaaatttgtCGGGAATTTTTCATATTGTCCAATCAGCTTCCCGAACAAAAATCTGCTCTAAGTAAATACACTGTTTTATAAATTCAAGTATACTCCTTTATATGATCAACAAAAAAAGGCTTTTTGTTACTAAGTTTTCCAAAACGTCCACGGGATGTTAGAATACGATCTTAAGTACACCAATTATACTTGTGCAaacatgagaaatgatataaaatagaaGAAAGTAAAATTACGTGGGGGCAAACCAAACCATCTATAACTATTCTTTGAATTCCCCATCATTCCTATATTTCTACCTACTAAACATAACATATTTGTGAAAACACCGGTTCTgcacccaaaaagaaaaggggaaaaaggaAATTGAAAGATAACAAAAGGGTAGAGATCGAGTCTTAACGGATTCCATTTGTCTTTCCCTTCTGCGattgtttttttctaaaactaaaGCGAAAGGTTAGAACGAAGCGCACCTAAAACGGAGGGAGGCAGCGAGACCGGCGGGAGGGAGGAGAGGCCGACGCGGAGGATTGAAGAGGAGACGGGAGCTGCTAGCAGGGGGAGCCGCGCCGGCAGCCATAGCAGACATGGCTGGTGGGTATCGAAAACTCTAGAGACACTGACCAACTCTCGGAGCTAGCACCGCTTGGAAGCTTGCTTCTCATGCAAGAATATAAAGATCACGAGATAgagaatatatgtatatactggGGACCGAAAAgctatttgaaaatatttattctttgcCCTTTGATTGTTTGAATTTGCCGGTACGTACCCCATAGAGCCTAGAGGGCTGTAGAAGTTTAGAACTGTAGAATATAACACGGACTCCGAGTTCTTATCACCGACTTAAAAGgtccctatcattttccaatacAGAAATGCTAAATCCATCGAAACTTGGATctcaaaatttcctttttttatttaataattaaaggaatatttttttaataatattataaatttttatttttttaaatttttataatgattaaaaaaatatataaaaaataaaaaaaaaataaaaaaagaaatgtactGTTTGGGACACATCTTCGGAAGATTTATTCAGTGACTATAGAAGGACTCTTtccaattataatatatggaaAACACCACGTTCATCCATAAAATTTACCGACAAAACCTActgattggattttttttgtttttctacttaatgattaaaaagtaCAGAAGCGCTATGAGACGATCGGGATGTTATAGATAGAAGAGCAGCCCTCCATTGAGACAATGACATGTAAGAAAAAACACAATAGACTAGTT carries:
- the LOC109014321 gene encoding protein TIC 20-IV, chloroplastic-like, producing the protein MSAMAAGAAPPASSSRLLFNPPRRPLLPPAGLAASLRFRYKDTIPERFSKICKVHEPLAGRTVVACRSKGISFPHLSAASSTLLGGDQIGLSHAIPILPGQRKALIPVRASKNNPFGYRLPTMNEKPEWWHRILACVPYLLALQMSDTAFYVLPFLERYEVLESLYYYIPGSVRRLPWWFQFAHFYLAYLGVVRNNKWPHYLRFHVAMGFLLESALMVVVNSSNLMPLIHFQGTFGLYYWAAVGFIYIFVMLECVRCAIAGTYVKLPLISDSAFIHTLFRVGGYQRPF